From a region of the Candidatus Neomarinimicrobiota bacterium genome:
- a CDS encoding LPP20 family lipoprotein — protein MTQKIKILNSIIILIGAILLLASCAGKKAPIWYTDLPAGADYYHGIGIVEKTAENTGELRQIAKNAALDDIASQIRVNIQSEMKTAYTESAAGVDEQVEFIAQSRTQAVLTGVEQVEIFENKTSYGIYMRLSKAAYEQESKKIYQLGISEARNYLDLAQADDAQPLQILQNKLYALNKLSAIEDLITRYDKLGTDAKTIANIRSSLAEWFSQLQLSTAMDQANWVIPKGLRKPIMVQITQKRCEERVSLKRFPLQVTFADTTFKVQANDDGVVTLETIHFEFVNASGLITIEPDITELVGDQGEVMPFLKTIQLPKIQLNLEVSGPLVELRANETALDKPMKHPYISPILKAQLQETVAAEFVDGFSQSSVDFVITIDATSAKAGPASEAYGKTIYKCLSSVEINVMDALGEETLFTTHLQDVDGAAFKGFEAASQKSYDKLAKKFEAEVVPEIIQVFKGN, from the coding sequence ATGACACAAAAAATTAAGATCCTGAATTCAATTATTATCCTGATAGGAGCGATACTGCTCCTGGCCAGCTGTGCCGGTAAAAAAGCACCGATTTGGTACACTGATCTACCCGCTGGAGCCGACTATTACCACGGGATCGGCATTGTCGAAAAAACAGCTGAGAATACTGGAGAACTTCGTCAAATTGCCAAAAATGCTGCTCTGGACGACATCGCTTCCCAGATTCGGGTGAATATTCAATCAGAAATGAAGACAGCCTATACAGAATCTGCTGCCGGCGTGGATGAGCAGGTTGAGTTTATTGCTCAAAGTCGGACCCAGGCAGTACTCACTGGTGTGGAGCAGGTTGAAATCTTTGAGAATAAGACCAGCTATGGTATCTATATGCGTCTCTCAAAAGCCGCTTATGAGCAGGAATCTAAAAAGATTTACCAGCTGGGTATTTCAGAAGCCCGAAATTATCTGGATTTGGCTCAAGCAGACGATGCTCAACCCCTGCAAATACTCCAGAATAAATTGTATGCCCTGAATAAACTGTCGGCAATTGAAGATTTGATTACTCGCTACGACAAGCTGGGAACTGACGCAAAGACCATTGCAAATATTCGCAGCTCTCTGGCAGAATGGTTCAGCCAACTCCAGTTGTCCACCGCTATGGATCAAGCCAACTGGGTGATTCCCAAGGGATTGCGAAAGCCGATCATGGTTCAGATCACTCAGAAAAGGTGTGAAGAGAGAGTCTCCCTGAAGCGCTTTCCCCTTCAGGTTACTTTTGCTGATACCACCTTCAAGGTCCAGGCCAACGATGACGGTGTGGTGACCCTGGAGACCATTCATTTTGAATTTGTCAACGCCTCAGGTCTGATCACTATTGAACCTGATATAACGGAACTGGTCGGGGACCAGGGTGAAGTGATGCCCTTTCTTAAGACGATCCAGCTTCCAAAGATCCAACTGAACCTGGAGGTCAGCGGTCCGCTGGTCGAATTGAGAGCCAATGAAACAGCCCTCGATAAACCCATGAAGCACCCCTATATCAGCCCCATTCTCAAAGCACAGCTACAGGAAACTGTTGCGGCAGAATTCGTTGATGGATTCAGCCAGTCCAGCGTTGATTTTGTGATCACCATTGATGCAACCAGTGCGAAAGCTGGGCCTGCTTCAGAAGCCTACGGTAAAACGATCTACAAATGCCTGAGCAGCGTGGAGATCAATGTTATGGACGCGCTGGGCGAGGAAACCTTATTCACAACCCATCTCCAGGATGTTGATGGGGCCGCCTTTAAGGGATTTGAGGCAGCCAGTCAAAAATCCTATGACAAATTAGCCAAGAAGTTTGAAGCCGAAGTCGTCCCCGAGATCATTCAAGTATTCAAAGGGAATTGA
- a CDS encoding TlpA disulfide reductase family protein, whose amino-acid sequence MKNLTKLLVMIVVLCLTTQLVWADEKVPVLKVGDSAPTFFLRDLDGENFFLSKTIKQKQVIVLSFYATWCIPCRTEIPAYEKLLAETEFEAVKLIYIHVGEPKVKMEDPKAGIELIHKMKANLKMSHPILFDRYGVVADKYGASSLPTTVVIGPDGKVHYYHSGFKPGDGAKVKEVLLKILK is encoded by the coding sequence ATGAAGAATTTAACAAAACTGCTTGTTATGATTGTTGTCTTATGCCTGACTACCCAATTGGTATGGGCTGATGAAAAGGTTCCTGTTCTCAAAGTGGGTGATTCTGCTCCCACGTTTTTTCTCCGCGATCTGGATGGCGAAAATTTCTTTCTCAGCAAGACGATCAAGCAGAAACAGGTGATTGTCTTATCATTCTATGCCACCTGGTGTATTCCCTGTCGCACTGAGATTCCAGCTTATGAAAAGTTGCTCGCTGAAACGGAATTTGAAGCTGTGAAACTGATCTATATCCATGTCGGTGAGCCAAAAGTCAAGATGGAAGATCCAAAAGCTGGCATTGAGCTCATTCATAAGATGAAAGCGAATCTAAAAATGTCCCACCCAATCCTCTTCGACCGTTATGGTGTTGTTGCAGATAAATATGGTGCCTCATCATTACCAACCACAGTGGTGATCGGACCTGATGGGAAAGTGCACTACTATCATTCTGGGTTTAAGCCGGGGGATGGGGCCAAGGTTAAGGAAGTATTGCTTAAAATTCTTAAGTAG